The following is a genomic window from Spirochaeta cellobiosiphila DSM 17781.
TTCCCAAGACCCTATCATGTGTTCCCGGTTCAATATGCTGTACATAATGGGTATTAAAGCTGGCTAATCCAATGGTGTCCTTTGGATTGGAGATAGATCCGGCAAAGCGGAGGAGGGCATTCTTGGCCTGATTGGCAGGAAGTTCCCCCTTACCGTCATACATACTTCCTGAGTTATCAATAAGGAAGAAGAAGTTAATACCCCTGTCTAAGTCAGCCATTCTGGTTAATTGTAAAGGGACTTTAGGATTATCAAAGGCACCCCCATCATAGCTTTCTGATACCTTTACCTGATCGATGGTGATATCCTTAAGAGGGGAGGAATCGCCATCTGTTACACTAAAATACAGATCCACTTCCTGATTCAAGAGCAGACGTGCTGTGTCAATCTGATTAAGATTAACGTTAATAGCCCCCAGAGAGGCACTGATTCCTATAAAAAGAAAAGCTAGTATTTTATTCATTATTGTCCTCCTAGTGAGGTCAGTAGCAGCTTAAGATCACCTGCCTGGATAACATCCTCCCATTTGAGTTCCTGTTCTTTGACAGGATGCTCATTAAGAAGAAGAGGATGGGTTTTGGTCAAAGAAAGGAGATACAACTTCTTACCTTTCTTCTGAATCACCCCATGTTCCTGGGCTAAGCCTGTATACCCTGACAAGCTTATATCCACTTTACGGCTTGCCCCAATGAGAGACTTGGATCTGACCAGAGGGAATTGCTTTCCTTTGAACTTCCCATTCAAGACCCTAATAACGCCGTAGGTAACACCCGATTCCAGCAGACTATAGGCAAGAGCGATTGTTCCAGAAAATATGATGAGACCGAAGAGACGGCTATAAATAAAATGAGGTGCTATTTCGGCAGATTTTTCAATAAACAATCCTCCTACACAGCCCCCAATGATACCCCCACCTAATCCTATTAGTATCTTCTTAATAGATCTGGAACGTATTCCTTCTCCTATGGCAATGAACATTCCCAGGATAATCCAGCCAAAAGTCTTAAGAAGACTCTCATCCATTATATGAAGGTTCCCCACAAAAAGAATAAGGTTCTGGGCTAGAAAGAATCCTAAAATTCCACCTATACCACCAATCGTCCCTCCGATGATGGCCCCAGTACTGGTTTTATTACTATTCTTGGTGAGTAAACCTTCAGCACTTCCCAGGAAGGCTCCCATAACAGCACCAATGAGTAATCCCTGAACAAGGATAGATATGAGATAGCTGGGAAAGGCCCTTTGAAAGCTAATTGTTATTTCCATCAATGGCCATACTGCCACACCGGCTAGTATGCCAACGATTACAATCAGTAATCGTTTAATAAAAGTTGACATGTAACCTCCTATTCAAGAGTCAGGATCTTATTGTCGTAAAGAGCTTCTTTCGTCACTGACTTTCCGCCATTTATGAGTAGACTTTCTTTTATTTTCTTACCGGCTCTGGTCAGGGTCAGTTGATATTCCCCTGGATAGAGGCTCAGCTCCCGGGTTTGGGTTCCTTTAATTTTACCTTCTGGAAGTTTGCGTTGATCCCCTTCTATCGTCCAACGAAACCCTTTAGTAGGAATCTTTATCTCTAAGGACCCCTTTTCTGGTAAGAGGGCCGCTTCCAAATGAAGGGTTGTCTGGTTTGTTTCGACAATCAAATGGTAGTACTTTTCAGTATATCCCTTAAGAACAACACGGAATTGATAGGTTTCTCCTGTCATTAGACCGGCTTTTCGACTATTGGTTAAAGGCAGCCATTTGCCATTAGTGAACATATAAACCTGAGCTGGTCCTGTAAGGTTTTCCCCGGTAAAGTAATCCCAGAATTTTAACTCTGTCGTCAGAGGCAGAGCCCGGCTCGAGGATTTCTTGATCGAAACAATACGCCCCTTCTTTGTATGAATCTCCTGTTTCTGAACAGGCCGGGGATTAAGGGTAATCGTATGCCAGTTCAATTGGTCATCCAGTATGAACTTAATCCGGTATTCTCCTGCAGGTAGATATTGTTTGAGGGACTTGAATGTATAGAACTTGTCTTCCGGTGTTGATTTCAAAAGGTGAAAGTTCAAGGGTTTATCATTTATCCTAATAGGTTCATTGTCCTTATCCTGATAAATAATCGCTGATATAAAGTGGTCCTGGGGAAGACGGTCATCTATGGGGGTTTCTGCCTGCAGAACGAGGGCGCCATATCTTGTATTAGGCAGTATTTCATTATGCAGCCCTAATTTGAAGAGGGCAAAACCACATAATCCCAGAGCTCCCAGTCCTAAGGCCACAAGGATGGTTTTTTTTAGTTTTTGGAACTTCTTCGTTGGTTCTGGTGGTGTGTATTTCTTTTCTTCTACCAGACAATGGAGTTTTTTACGAAGCTCTGAAAGGTTTTTCTTACGGAAATGCCTTTGTAAAAGATTAATCACACGGCTTAGGTCCTTAATCCTTTTCTCCCTTTTGGGACTCATACACTTTTTAATGATCTTCTGGCTTAGTTTGCCTACCTGAGGATTTACCTTACGGGGGTTTGTGTATTTTCCTTTCTGGATCTGACCTAATAATTCCGCACTAAAGGATCCGGGATAGGGCTTCTTCCCGGTAACCATCTCATAGAGCATAACCCCCATGGAGTACACATCCGCCCGAAGATCCACTGTCCTTGTGCTTTCAAATTGTTCCGGTGCCATATAGGAGGGGGTTCCCAGGGTCATTCCATCCTGGGTTAAGCCCTCTTCCTGATCTTCTCTGCTGGAGGCAATCCCAAAATCCACTAACTTGGCCTCGCCTCTTCGGCTTAAAAGGATATTCCCGGGCTTGATATCCCTATGAACGACCCCTTTCTTATGGGCATAGTGCAGAGCCCGGCAGGAATCATAAAATATTAATAAAGCCATTTCCTCTGAAAGGTAGCGTTCTTGTTTGAGGAGTTTATCCAGTGCCGTTCCATCTACATATTCCATAACGATGTAGTAACTGGTTCCTTCTTTGAAGTGGTCATACACGTCAACAATGTTTTCATGTTTGAATTCCATCATCAGACGGGCTTCCCTTTTGAACCTTTCTGCTATGGCTTTTTTACCTCTTAAGGTAAGTTTTTTGAGTATGACCTCTGTATTAAGAGTAGGGTGATGTCCTTTATAGACAGCGCCCATTCCTCCCTTAGCCACCAGAGAATCTACTTTGTATTTTCCTATTTCTTCAGGTATCCTAGGCATAATCGTCCTTTAAAGTAATATTGGGTATCTCAAAGATATGGGTATCCAAGTTTATACTTCCTTCCACAGGAAGCCAAGCTACAATAAATCGGTTTGGGTTGTGGATTTGGACATATTTACCATTGGCTCTTGTAAAATAGCTACCTGCAATGGGACGATGGCCTCCAAAGTGGAAGACCTTATCCGTTTTTCCCAGAAAGTGTTCCAAACTTCGGTTGACACTATCCTTTTCAGCTTCCTCATTTGCTGTCCAGGTTAGACCATAGATAACTTCCGGTTTCGTTCGGTAATTGATGATTTCCTCTGTGTTGTAGAAACGGGCTGGTTCGGCATGGGTGACGATAAAGTGACTTCCCAAGGCCATTAGAGGCAGGTTTGCTTCAAAATCATAGTAGCTGGCAAAAAAATCATCACTCATATACATCTGAACCCAGTCGGTTACCATTTGTCCTTCCATGGCGAACTTGCCAAAGGGATAGTTCCCATTACCATTTTCATTGGCTATGTTTTCATGATTACCTTTCAGAAAATGAAAATGCTGGGGAAAAGCGATCTTGAGTTCAATGATCATTTCCATTAACCCTAAGCTTTCCCTCATCTCTGCATCCATGTATTTATGTTTTCGGAATCCTCCCTGGAATTCTTCGAAAGCCTGAAGCCATCGATTCCTGACTCGTCCTTCCCCATGGAAACCATCACCGACACAAACGATCTGAAGGTCCCCTCTGGTAAGCCGTTCCAATACTGTACTTCCGTTAAAGTCACAAGCTTCCATAAGGGATAGAATAAAGTCCATGCGAGCATGAAGATCAGGAATGATAATCGTCTCGACAGGAAGGAGTTTTATTAACCCTCCGGGCAGACCTCCCTGATCAACAGGACGCATATCCTGATCCTCAGTCATCAGGATCCCATTCACTTGATCCACTTTTTGTA
Proteins encoded in this region:
- a CDS encoding FHA domain-containing protein, with amino-acid sequence MSTFIKRLLIVIVGILAGVAVWPLMEITISFQRAFPSYLISILVQGLLIGAVMGAFLGSAEGLLTKNSNKTSTGAIIGGTIGGIGGILGFFLAQNLILFVGNLHIMDESLLKTFGWIILGMFIAIGEGIRSRSIKKILIGLGGGIIGGCVGGLFIEKSAEIAPHFIYSRLFGLIIFSGTIALAYSLLESGVTYGVIRVLNGKFKGKQFPLVRSKSLIGASRKVDISLSGYTGLAQEHGVIQKKGKKLYLLSLTKTHPLLLNEHPVKEQELKWEDVIQAGDLKLLLTSLGGQ
- a CDS encoding serine/threonine protein kinase gives rise to the protein MPRIPEEIGKYKVDSLVAKGGMGAVYKGHHPTLNTEVILKKLTLRGKKAIAERFKREARLMMEFKHENIVDVYDHFKEGTSYYIVMEYVDGTALDKLLKQERYLSEEMALLIFYDSCRALHYAHKKGVVHRDIKPGNILLSRRGEAKLVDFGIASSREDQEEGLTQDGMTLGTPSYMAPEQFESTRTVDLRADVYSMGVMLYEMVTGKKPYPGSFSAELLGQIQKGKYTNPRKVNPQVGKLSQKIIKKCMSPKREKRIKDLSRVINLLQRHFRKKNLSELRKKLHCLVEEKKYTPPEPTKKFQKLKKTILVALGLGALGLCGFALFKLGLHNEILPNTRYGALVLQAETPIDDRLPQDHFISAIIYQDKDNEPIRINDKPLNFHLLKSTPEDKFYTFKSLKQYLPAGEYRIKFILDDQLNWHTITLNPRPVQKQEIHTKKGRIVSIKKSSSRALPLTTELKFWDYFTGENLTGPAQVYMFTNGKWLPLTNSRKAGLMTGETYQFRVVLKGYTEKYYHLIVETNQTTLHLEAALLPEKGSLEIKIPTKGFRWTIEGDQRKLPEGKIKGTQTRELSLYPGEYQLTLTRAGKKIKESLLINGGKSVTKEALYDNKILTLE
- a CDS encoding metallophosphoesterase; this translates as MTDYKKMLDRLKTIFFRKKVLDPVSYLQKVDQVNGILMTEDQDMRPVDQGGLPGGLIKLLPVETIIIPDLHARMDFILSLMEACDFNGSTVLERLTRGDLQIVCVGDGFHGEGRVRNRWLQAFEEFQGGFRKHKYMDAEMRESLGLMEMIIELKIAFPQHFHFLKGNHENIANENGNGNYPFGKFAMEGQMVTDWVQMYMSDDFFASYYDFEANLPLMALGSHFIVTHAEPARFYNTEEIINYRTKPEVIYGLTWTANEEAEKDSVNRSLEHFLGKTDKVFHFGGHRPIAGSYFTRANGKYVQIHNPNRFIVAWLPVEGSINLDTHIFEIPNITLKDDYA